DNA sequence from the Dethiobacter alkaliphilus AHT 1 genome:
CTGCGGTGGAGTTATGCGGGTGGCCCCTATCGGACTGTATCTTAAAAAAGAGCAGGCCTTTGAGTTGGCTGTTAACTGTGCGGCTTTGACTCACGGTCATCCCAGTGGGTACTTGTCAGCCGGTGTTCTGGCTTATATGATTGCGGCCATTATTGAAGGTTTGGATTTAGAGAATGCAGTTAAGGGTTCTTTGGTGGAGCTTGGGAAGTATGAAGGGCATGAGGAATGCAGTGAGATTGTGAAGAGGGCAGTTAAATTGACAGAGAGTACTGAGCCGGTGGAGGCGATAGCTGAACTTGGTGAGGGATGGGTAGGCGAAGAGGCGCTGGCTATTGCAGTGTACTGCTCTCTGAAGTTTAAGGATAACTTTAAAGAGGCTGTGACTGCTGCTGTTAACCATGATGGGGACAGTGACAGTACCGGGGCGATTACCGGAAATATTCTGGGTGCTTATTTGGGTGTTGATGGGATTTCTAAGGATTGGATTGAAAAGGTTGAATTGGCTGAGGTTATTAAGCAGTTGGCTGATGATTTGTTGGTTCGGTACCGGGATGAGAGTGAGTGGTGGGAGAGGTATCCGGGATATTAGAGATTCCTGAACTGTTCATTTTTATGTGACAGCTATGTTATAATAATAGAAGAGCTGTCTGGTAGGTATTTTTCAGACAGCGAATAAGTTGAGGTGAACAGAATGAAGCCGATAAAAATTGATAGCAAGGCCATATTGCTTGCCATAAATTCAGGCAAGCATTATATTCAAGTAGATGG
Encoded proteins:
- a CDS encoding ADP-ribosylglycohydrolase family protein — its product is MGGNRSVDYFRGCLLGGAVGDALGWPVEFKSREAILSQYGPGGITDLVSGNGGKAEITDDTQMTLFTAEGLLRAETRGRLKGICHGPSVIYFAYQRWLHTQGYPKKDDLDWIYDGWLIEVKGLHEQRAPGNSCLSALSESRRGTVSEPINNSKGCGGVMRVAPIGLYLKKEQAFELAVNCAALTHGHPSGYLSAGVLAYMIAAIIEGLDLENAVKGSLVELGKYEGHEECSEIVKRAVKLTESTEPVEAIAELGEGWVGEEALAIAVYCSLKFKDNFKEAVTAAVNHDGDSDSTGAITGNILGAYLGVDGISKDWIEKVELAEVIKQLADDLLVRYRDESEWWERYPGY